In Triticum urartu cultivar G1812 chromosome 6, Tu2.1, whole genome shotgun sequence, the following proteins share a genomic window:
- the LOC125515330 gene encoding phosphate transporter PHO1-2-like, whose translation MVKFSREYDASIIPEWKPAFVDYRGLKKLIKRIKVERRDADDSSSAGDSSPDTAALAAGVESAGYGAGFSVLDPVRALAARFAPRVQASMDDEESGDSGELVRSTDKHEREFLEKADEELEKVSTFYAAQEAELLGRGEALIDQLRILADVKRILADHPATRRARGSGRGRSVPAVAPPSPALSNSGRYLLSGLATPQSMSDGSVELQQAQMTEGAAVADEVMAALERNGVSFVGFPGKKDAKKEGSGRGGRLQLPSTVRIDIPASNPGRAALKVWEELVNVLRKDGADPAAAFVHRKKVQHAEKNIRDAFMALYRGLELLKKFSSLNVKAFTKILKKFVKVSEQQQATDLFSQKVKRSSFSTSDKVLQLSDEVEALFLKHFAGNDRMVAMKYLNPQQPKNTHMITFLVGLFTGTFVSLFIIYAILAHVSGIFASTGNTAYMEVVYHVFSMFALISLHCFLYGCNLFMWKSTRINQNFIFDFAPNTALTHRDAFLMSASIMCTVVAALVINLFLRNAGASYANAVPGGLIVLSAGLLLCPFNVFYRSTRYCFMRIMRNIMFSPFYKVLMADFFMADQLTSQIPLLRHMEFAACYFMAGSFRANPYETCTTSQQYKHLAYVISFLPYYWRAMQCLRRYIEEHDINQLANAGKYVSAMVAAAVRFKYNVTPTPFWMWMVLISSSGATVYQLYWDFVKDWGFFTPKSKNLWLRDDLILKNKFTYYISMMLNLVLRLAWAQSVMKIRINKNETRLLDFSLASLEIIRRGHWNFYRLENEHLNNVGKFRAVKTVPLPFRELETD comes from the exons ATGGTGAAGTTCTCGCGGGAGTACGATGCCAGCATCATCCCGGAGTGGAAGCCCGCCTTCGTCGACTACAGGGGCCTCAAGAAGCTCATCAAGAGGATCAAGGTCGAACGGCGCGACGCCGACGACAGCAGCAGCGCAGGAGACTCCTCGCCGGATACTGCCGCCCTCGCCGCCGGCGTCGAGAGCGCCGGCTATGGCGCTGGCTTCTCCGTGCTCGACCCCGTCCGCGCCCTCGCCGCCCGGTTCGCGCCCAGGGTGCAGGCCTCCATG GATGACGAGGAGAGCGGGGATTCCGGCGAGCTCGTGCGATCCACGGACAAGCAT GAGCGGGAGTTTCTGGAGAAGGCGGACGAGGAGCTGGAGAAGGTGAGCACCTTCTACGCGGCGCAGGAGGCGGAGCTGCTCGGCCGCGGCGAGGCGCTCATCGACCAGCTCCGCATCCTCGCCGACGTCAAGCGCATCCTGGCCGACCACCCGGCCACCCGCCGCGCCCGGGGCTCTGGCCGCGGCCGCTCCGTACCGGCGGTGGCGCCGCCCTCGCCGGCGCTCAGCAACTCCGGCCGCTACCTCCTCTCGGGCCTCGCCACGCCGCAGTCCATGTCAG ATGGGAGCGTGGAGCTGCAGCAGGCGCAGATGACGGAGGGCGCGGCGGTGGCGGACGAGGTGATGGCGGCGCTGGAGCGCAACGGCGTCAGCTTCGTGGGATTCCCCGGCAAAAAGGACGCCAAGAAGGAGGGCAGCGGCAGGGGCGGGAGGCTGCAGCTGCCGTCGACGGTGCGCATCGACATACCGGCGAGCAACCCGGGGCGGGCGGCGCTCAAGGTGTGGGAGGAGCTGGTGAACGTGCTGCGCAAGGACggcgccgaccccgccgccgccttcgtcCACCGCAAGAAGGTGCAGCACGCCGAGAAGAACATCCGCGACGCCTTCATGGCGCTCTACCGCGGCCTCGAGCTGCTCAAGAAGTTCAG TTCTCTGAATGTAAAGGCCTTCACCAAGATTCTCAAGAAATTCGTCAAG GTGTCGGAGCAGCAGCAAGCAACGGACCTTTTCTCGCAGAAGGTGAAGAGGTCATCGTTCAGCACGTCCGACAAG GTGCTTCAGCTGTCGGACGAGGTGGAGGCACTCTTCCTGAAGCACTTCGCGGGCAACGACAGGATGGTGGCGATGAAGTACCTCAACCCGCAGCAGCCCAAGAACACCCACATGATCACCTTCCTCGTAG GGTTGTTCACGGGCACATTTGTGAGTTTGTTCATCATATACGCCATCCTGGCACATGTTTCCGGCATTTTCGCCTCAACTGGAAACACGGCCTACATGGAGGTAGTCTACCATGTCTTCAG CATGTTCGCACTCATCAGCCTGCACTGCTTCCTCTACGGGTGCAACCTCTTCATGTGGAAGAGCACCCGGATAAACCAGAATTTCATCTTCGACTTCGCCCCCAACACCGCCCTCACGCACCGGGACGCCTTCCTCATGTCCGCCTCCATCATGTGCACCGTCGTCGCCGCCTTGGTCATCAACCTCTTCCTCAGGAATGCCGGCGCATCCTATGCCAACGCCGTGCCCGGGGGGCTCATAGTG CTGTCAGCCGGACTTTTACTCTGCCCGTTCAATGTGTTCTACCGCTCGACACGTTACTGCTTCATGCGCATCATGCGCAACATCATGTTCTCACCATTCTACAAG GTTCTGATGGCCGATTTCTTCATGGCTGACCAATTAACTAGTCAG ATCCCGTTGTTAAGGCACATGGAGTTTGCAGCGTGCTACTTCATGGCAGGAAGCTTTAGGGCTAACCCATATGAGACTTGTACTACCAGCCAGCAGTACAAACACCTGGCCTATGTCATCTCTTTTCTCCCTTACTATTGGAGAGCTATGCAG TGTTTAAGAAGGTACATAGAAGAACATGACATTAATCAGCTGGCCAATGCTGGGAAGTACGTGTCGGCGATGGTGGCGGCTGCCGTCAGATTCAAGTACAATGTCACACCGACACCATTCTGGATGTGGATGGTCCTCATCTCGTCCTCAGGCGCCACCGTTTACCAGCTCTACTGGGACTTTGTCAAGGATTGGGGCTTTTTCACTCCCAAATCTAAGAACCTATGGCTCAGGGATGATCTCATCCTGAAGAACAAGTTCACCTACTACATTTCCATG ATGCTAAATCTAGTGCTTCGGCTAGCATGGGCTCAAAGTGTGATGAAGATCCGTATTAATAAGAACGAGACTCGCCTGCTGGATTTCTCCCTTGCTTCCTTGGAGATAATCCGACGAGGACACTGGAATTTCTACAG GCTGGAGAACGAACACTTGAACAATGTTGGCAAGTTCAGAGCAGTGAAGACTGTCCCATTACCATTTCGTGAACTCGAAACGGATTGA
- the LOC125515329 gene encoding KIN14B-interacting protein At4g14310, producing the protein MAARLKDRGGGGGSGVKAGSTAAPRALTPRPFPLSSSSAAPRRTPGTAAAAAAAGKENSASKLSKQQPTSAVRWSTSSIPRASRIPGGSVEPSSRLVSTLRASAALPAGRASLGKDAEPGLRRSVSGGIRSVSTERGRRSVSAAARTSDAARGGTGSVAARASDAAAHEIGSRSLGFDSRGRRAKAAEEISRKREILDAKAKQADGVGRSRESLDAKPKQVSGKKVSLDVNAVKQCDVFRESSGAFDSNVKKQSDEGNGKRQGIFDARAKLGDEISRKQEEGHDLKVVDEISSRNVVAGLAGSGEVSAKAFSATQSDCDGGSSAVIPVFTVHMVDSDDVCSGVREHQKKPEECNKQGEKGKLADKIRVFEKAATSGEGKSVKALCSVNKYPSKLHEKLAALEGRVQKIATDIKKTKEMLDDNNPDEPKQILSNIQKEINAIEQAISHVKVDNKSQLGTEDNSDCEISHAKKGAGEKSAAVKPRDLKNAGKGMNTDELEARFFPHHKLSRDRKTSATQQESCVALIKGCNGKMEPGTLEPRDDENSIAMEFLASLDGEESDFFKDRRAKNLEKHMICEAADASGKTSSQGSSKIPDGSTNEVEMELCGENLEEFDEQENKSSMAIQEETEESSIDQLSGIGNKSATGGWFVSEGEAVLLAHGDGTCSYYDIANHEFKSEYKPPSLVSHNTWGDCWLIRAPGVDGCSGRYVVAASAGNALEPGFCSWDYYNREVQAFHVEEEASHAPVPSARTVLGPLPNIGSSRSSSAISTIERPQWWYRPCGPLLLSTASKQKMVTAYDIRDGDVVMKWEASSPVLGMEYSSPLQWRSRGKVVIAGTESIGLWDVNSLNPQPLLSVASAGKRVYCLHVNNTDAEVGGGVRQRVSSSEVEGNDGVFTTQESVNVFDFRVPSGIGLKMARNGGTANSVFSRGDSVFIGSTEGRLQIKGGPKSRIQQYSLKKGRLVATYELPEFNAHFHHSSITQVWGNSNVVLASCGMGLFAFDAFNEEGVQQTYSFDRGNTIGAREVIGSDDLYCPTFDYSSSRVLLVSKDRPAHWRYLP; encoded by the exons ATGGCCGCCCGCCTCAAGgaccgcggcggcggcggcggcagcggcgtgAAGGCGGgctccaccgccgccccgcgcgcGCTCACGCCCAGGCCGTTCCcactctcctcctcctccgccgccccgcgccgcacccccggcaccgccgccgccgcggccgccgcggGCAAGGAGAACTCCGCGTCGAAGCTCTCCAAGCAGCAGCCCACCTCCGCGGTGCGGTGGTCCACCTCCTCGATCCCGCGGGCCAGCAGGATCCCGGGGGGCTCCGTCGAGCCCTCCTCCAGGCTCGTCTCCACGCTCCGCGCCTCCGCCGCGCTGCCGGCGGGGAGGGCCTCCCTCGGGAAGGACGCGGAGCCGGGCCTGCGGCGGAGCGTCAGCGGCGGGATCAGGTCCGTCTCCACCGAGAGGGGGAGGAGGTCCGTGAGCGCGGCCGCCAGGACCTCAGATGCCGCCAGGGGAGGCACAGGCAGCGTCGCTGCCCGGGCTTCAGATGCTGCCGCTCATGAGATCGGCTCCAGGAGCCTAGGGTTCGATTCGAGGGGGCGGAGGGCGAAGGCGGCGGAAGAGATCAGCAGGAAAAGAGAGATCTTGGATGCCAAGGCCAAGCAGGCCGATGGCGTTGGCAGGAGCAGAGAGAGCCTTGATGCAAAGCCAAAGCAGGTCAGTGGGAAAAAAGTGAGCTTGGATGTGAATGCGGTGAAGCAATGTGATGTGTTCAGAGAGAGCAGCGGAGCATTTGACTCCAATGTGAAGAAGCAGAGTGATGAGGGGAATGGGAAAAGACAGGGCATCTTCGATGCGAGGGCAAAGCTAGGCGATGAAATTAGTAGGAAGCAAGAGGAGGGGCATGACCTGAAAGTGGTGGATGAGATCAGTTCCAGGAATGTTGTTGCTGGTCTTGCTGGTTCAGGGGAGGTTTCTGCCAAAGCATTTTCCGCTACCCAGAGCGATTGTGATGGAGGTAGCAGTGCTGTTATTCCTGTGTTTACCGTGCACATGGTAGACTCGGATGATGTTTGTTCGGGAGTGAGAGAGCATCAAAAGAAGCCCGAGGAGTGTAATAAGCAGGGAGAGAAGGGGAAATTGGCTGACAAGATTAGAGTTTTTGAGAAAGCAGCAACAAGTGGCGAGGGAAAATCGGTGAAAGCTTTGTGCAGTGTGAACAAGTACCCAAGCAAGCTGCATGAGAAGCTGGCTGCGCTGGAAGGGAGGGTTCAGAAGATTGCCACAGATATCAAGAAGACCAAGGAGATGCTGGACGATAACAACCCGGATGAGCCAAAACAGATATTGTCAAATATCCAGAAAGAAATCAATGCAATTGAGCAGGCAATTTCTCATGTCAAAGTCGATAATAAGAGTCAGTTAGGTACTGAAGATAACAGTGACTGTGAGATCTCTCACGCTAAGAAGGGTGCAGGTGAGAAATCTGCTGCTGTGAAGCCACGTGACCTGAAGAATGCTGGAAAAGGAATGAATACTGATGAACTGGAGGCAAGGTTTTTCCCACATCATAAACTATCGAGGGATCGTAAGACTTCTGCTACCCAACAGGAGTCGTGCGTGGCTCTGATAAAAGGCTGTAATGGAAAAATGGAACCTGGTACCCTTGAGCCCCGTGATGACGAGAACAGTATAGCCATGGAATTTCTGGCTTCTTTAGATGGCGAAGAGAGTGACTTCTTCAAGGATCGCAGAGCTAAGAACTTGGAAAAGCACATGATTTGTGAAGCAGCAGATGCTAGTGGCAAGACGTCTAGCCAAGGTAGCTCAAAGATTCCAGATGGTTCAACTAATGAAGTCGAAATGGAATTGTGTGGTGAGAACCTAGAAGAGTTTGATGAGCAGGAAAACAAGTCATCAATGGCGATACAGGAGGAAACCGAGGAGTCTTCCATTGATCAATTATCAGGGATAGGAAATAAGTCTGCAACAGGTGGATGGTTTGTTTCAGAGGGGGAAGCTGTTCTTCTTGCTCATGGAGATGGCACCTGCTCTTATTATGATATTGCAAACCATGAG TTCAAGTCTGAATATAAACCTCCCAGTCTGGTGTCACATAATACTTGGGGTGATTGCTGGTTGATTCGTGCCCCAGGTGTAGATGGATGCTCCGGTAGATATGTGGTCGCAGCATCAGCTGGTAATGCATTGGAACCTGGGTTTTGCAGCTGGGATTACTACAACAGAGAAGTACAAGCATTTCATGTCGAGGAGGAGGCATCTCATGCTCCTGTACCATCAGCCAGGACAGTTCTTGGGCCTCTTCCTAATATAGGTTCATCAAGATCTAGCTCTGCTATTTCAACCATAGAACGTCCACAATGGTGGTACAGACCATGCGGACCTCTCCTCCTTTCTACTGCTAGCAAGCAAAAGATGGTCACAGCTTATGACATCCGTGATGGCGATGTAGTGATGAAATGGGAAGCAAGCAGCCCAGTACTTGGAATGGAGTACTCCAGCCCACTACAATGGCGTAGCAGGGGGAAGGTCGTTATTGCTGGGACCGAATCAATTGGGTTGTGGGATGTGAATTCGCTTAACCCACAACCCTTATTATCTGTTGCTTCTGCTGGTAAAAGAGTTTACTGCCTTCATGTGAACAACACGGATGCTGAGGTGGGCGGAGGAGTTCGTCAAAG AGTTAGTTCATCCGAGGTTGAGGGAAATGATGGTGTTTTCACTACGCAAGAAAGTGTTAATGTATTTGACTTCCGTGTACCTTCTGGCATCGGTCTTAAAATGGCAAGAAACGGTGGAACGGCAAACTCAGTGTTCTCACGTGGAGACTCAGTATTTATTGGTAGCACAGAAGGCAGGCTGCAAATAAAAGGGGGGCCGAAATCACGAATCCAGCAGTATTCACTGAAAAAGGGGAGGCTTGTTGCAACCTATGAATTACCAGAGTTCAATGCCCACTTCCATCACTCTTCAATAACCCAAGTGTGGGGCAATTCCAATGTTGTCTTGGCTTCATGCGGTATGGGCTTGTTTGCTTTTGATGCCTTCAATGAAGAAGGCGTCCAACAAACCTACAGCTTTGACCGTGGAAACACCATTGGAGCAAGAGAGGTTATTGGCTCTGATGATTTGTACTGCCCTACATTTGATTACTCATCATCAAGGGTTCTTCTGGTCTCGAAAGACCGTCCAGCCCATTGGAGGTACTTGCCATAG